Genomic segment of Streptomyces longhuiensis:
TGAGCGGGGAGACCGTGCGCCGGTGGGCCGACAGCGGCCGCCTGACGATGGGGCGGGACGGGACGGGGAACCGTGTGATCGACGGTGTCGGTCTCGCGCGGTTCGCCAAGAGCCGGGCCGCGGAAGCCGATCGGGGCGTGGCAGAGGCGCCGCGCACGTCGGTGCGCAACTCGTTCACCGGGATCGTGACGGCGCTCAAGGCCGACGACGTCGTGGCGCAGGTGGAGATCCAGGCCGGGCCGCACCGGATGGTGTCGATGGTGACGCGTGAGGCCGTCGAGGAGTTGGGCCTCGCCGTCGGGGTCACCGTCACCGCTCGTGTGAAGTCGACGAGCGTGCACGTCGACCGTTCCTAGCCGGGGTCTCACGGCTCAGCAGCGCGGCCCGGAGGTCGGCGCGGTCGTAGAGCCGGGAGAGGTCACGGCCGGTGAAGTGCTCGATGCGCTGGATGCGGTAGTGGACGGTGTTGACGTGCAGGTGCAGTGCCTCCGCCGTACGCGCCCATGAGCCGTCGCAGGCGAGGAAGGTCTCCAGGGTCTGCAGCAGCGCGGACGCGGACGCGTTGGTCTCGTCGAGCAAGGGGCCCAGCACGGTGCGGCTGAACGCGGCGCGCACCTCGGCGGGTACGCCGGTGAGCAGTGTTTCCAGGCCGGTGAGCGAGGCCGCGTCGGTCAGCCGCGAGGCGCCGGGCGTGGTGGTGCGGGCCGAGGTCAGGGCGTAACGGGCCTCGGCCAGCGCGCCGTTCAGGTTCCGGGGCTCGGCGGCCGGGGTGGCGATGCCCGCGTGCAGCGGGTCGGACGGCTCGGTGGCCGCGAGCAACGGCCATATGTCGGCCAGCGCTTCGCTCACGGCGTCCGCCCCTGCGATGAGGGCGAACGCGGTGCCGTCGGGGAGCCGGCCCGCCGCGGCGCCGGTGTGCGGGAGATGTGCGGCCGCCTCGGTCAGCGCGCCCTGCGCCGAGTCCTCGAAACCCGAGCCGACTTCGGCGACGACCACGCGGTACGGGCCCTCGGCGGGTAGCCCGCAACCGCGCAGCGCGGCTTCGAGCACCGCCCTGTCGGTGTCGGGCGCGGTGAGCAGCGTGCCGAGTTCGCGCACCGCGCGGTCCCCGTCGGCCCGGCGGCGGGCCCGGATTTCCTGGCATCGGCCGAGGACCTCCGCGATCTCGTGCAGCATGCGCGGCGGGGCGTCGTCGGCGTCGGGCACGTGCAGATGCCAGCGCTCGTAGGGCGAGACCGTGTCGGTGTCGGCCTGGACGGGCACGGTGACGGACACCCGGCCGAGCGCGGGACCGGCTTTGATTCCTGAGGAGTTGTGGCTGTTCCTCTGTGCGGGGGACGTGCCTGTCGCGATCAGGGTGGCGGCGTCCCGCGTCGGGAGATCGGGCGAGGCGGCGGTGGCGGCCACGGTGCGTCCCGTCGGTGTGAGGACGTAGGCGACGGGCCGGTCGAGGTGGGCGAACGCGGCGTCGACGATCGCGGCCGGGTCCGCCTCCTGCGCCAGGAGCCGACTCAGCGTGGTGCGCACGTTCTCGGGCAGGGCGTGGTGGCGGCTGAGCTCGCCCCACTGCTGGAGGTACACCGTGTCCGTGATGGCGCGGAACATGATGTGCGCCGGGACGGCCGCGACGGGGAGTCCGTGGCGGCGGCATGCTTCGACGAGGTCGTCCGGGACGGCGCCGTGCGTCTCCTCCCCCGCGAGAAGCACGGCCGCCCCGGCCGTGCGCAGCGCGGAGACGAACCGGTCCGCCTTGGCCCGCCCGCTCCGCTGCGTCCACCACACCAGGCCGCTGAGCACGACCTCGGCCGGCCGCACGAAGCGGGCCGGGTCCTCGAGGTCGGTGACGGTCACGCCGCTGATCTCCTGCCGCAGGTGCGGTTCGTCGGCCCAGAGCAAGCGCAGGCCGAGCGACTCGTCCCTCAGGAGATGTTCGATGTGCATGTGCTCTGACTCCCTGTGTACCCGGGGACGCAGGAAAGCGGCATCCCGTTTCTCACATTCGCCAGGCGAGTGCGAGTCATCGCATCGTAAATGCCAGAGCGCGAGAGCGATATGGGTCTTGGTTGAACATCCAAGGACCCGCCCCGCAGAGGTGGAGATTCCGTGCTGCGAACCAGGGGTCGGGACAGCGGTACGTGCAGCCCGTCCGCTCCCGTCACCGCGATCCGGAAGCGGCATGTCCGCGTCCACTCGTAAAGAACGACCCTCAAACGACCCCGGGCATGTAGTGAAAACCGGCCGGTAGATCGTCACCGTAGAGACAGGTCCTTCTCTGAGGTGCAGCGACGCACTCAGGAGCGGGACCGTCCGACTGTTCCGGCAGCGGTCACACGGTGTGTCCGTCGAACGTGCCGGTCCGACCACAGGAGCGAAGTGAGGCGATACGTGATCCAGGTGCGCGCCGTCGACGCGAATGTCCGCGCCGAGCGCACAGGCACGCCCCCGCCCGCTCCCGCCCGGTCCCTCCTGTCGCGGAGGTGCTCCGGATGAAGTGTCGGCGGCGGACGGCCGCGATCCGCCACCCATCAGCGAACGCGCGATTCACCTCCTGACCGGAGGGTCCCAGCAGGGCTTCGCCGCCTGGCGCGGTGGGCCGGGCCCCGATCGACCGCGCGCGAACACCACGTCTTCCTGTTCCTCGTTTTCGTATGTCCACCAGATGGCCGGCCCGGCCACGTGCCCGCGGGGCGGGACCGGGATCCAAGCGGCCTGCGTGTAAGGAAGGGTTACAGATGGACGGCTACTTCATGACGGAGCGTCACGAGATACTGCGGGCCGAGGTCCGCGCCTTCGCCGAGGCGAAGGTGGCTCCCCGGATAGCGGACATGGAGGCATCACGGGCCGTCGAGCACGAACTGTCCCGGCTCATCGCCAAGGAGGGCTGGCTCGGTGTCACCATCGACCAGGGCTACGGCGGCATGGGCATGGGCCATCTGGCGAAGACGATCATCATCGAGGAACTCTCGCGCGTCAGCGGCGCGATGGGCGCCATGGTGCAGGCCTCGCAGTTGGGCGTCGCCAAGATCATCCACTTCGGCGACGAACGGCAGAAGCTGAAATGGCTGCCCGCTGTCGCGGCCGGCAACTGCCTGCCCACGATCGCGGTGACCGAGCCCCAGTCCGGCGGGCATGTACTCGGCATGGAGTCGACGGCGCGGCGCGAGGGGGACGAGTACGTCCTCAACGGGCGCAAGGTCTTCGTCGGCAACAGCCACGTCGGCGACCTGCACGGCGTGGTGGTGCGCACCGGCGAGGGATCCACCGGCCTGTCCGCGTTCCTCGTGGAGTCCGACCGCCCCGGATTCTCGCTGGCCCCGCACCAGCCCGCGATGGGCCTGCACGGATTCAGCTTCGGCGAGATCCGTTACGACGAGTGCCGCGTCCCCGCCGAGAACCTGCTGGGCCACGAGGGGCAGGGCCTCGATGTGGCGTACTCCTCCAGCGTGCTCTATGGCCGGCCGAACCTGACCGCCGTGTCGCTCGGCATCCATCAGGCGCTGCTGGAGGAGACGACCCGCTACACGTCGGAGCAGCTGCGCTACGGCAAGCCGCTCAGCGCGCTGCCCACGATCCGTCAGAAGCTGGGCGAGATGCAGTCACGCCTGATGACCGCCCGTCTGGCCGCCTATCACGCCGTGCATCTGCTGGACTCGGGGATCGCCTGCGACGCGGAGCTGATGAACGCCAAGTACCTCAACGTGGAGTCCGCCATCGACTCGGCGCGGGCCGCCATGGAGATCCATGCCGCGTGCGGCCTGTTCCCCGACCGGCCCGTCGAGCGGTTCGCCCGCGACGCCTCGCACATGTACGCCCCGGCCGGCACGTCCGACATCCAGCTGTACCGGCTGGCGGAGGTCGCGCTCGGCACGTCCCTCAGCGACTGGTCGAGCCGGCTCGCCGCTCCGCGCGTTCCCGAAGCGGCGGCCGTGTAGCGACGTCAGAGGCGGGGCTGCCCGGCACGCTCGTAGATGCGCAGCATGGCCTGGTCGCGGAACCTCTTGATCAGGTCGAGGGAGCCGCGCGCCGTCGCCAGGGCGCGGGGCTCGGTGCCCACCGCGCAGACGGTGCCGAGCGCGATGCCGGTCTCCTCGTCGATGAGCGGCGCCCCGAGGTACACACGGATGCCCAGTTCGTCGACCACCGGGTTGCCGGCGAACCGGGGCGCCGCGTACACGTCGGGCAGGACGAGCGGGATGCGGCGGCTGATGACCTCGGGGCAGTAGCCGTGGTCACGGGCCATCACGCGGCCGACCTCGGGCCCGCCCGTCGCGTCGTGCGGGCCAAGGGTGTTGGGCAGGCCCTGCGGCGTGTGCAGCCCGGCGAAGAACTGCTGGTCGGTGATGAGGTTGACCATCGCGTACGGCGTGCCCGCCGCCTCGGCGAGTTCCGAGGCGAGGGCGTCGAGGTCGGCGGCCGCCTCGCCCAGGCCGAGCTGGGCGAGGCGTTCGACGCGCGCGTCGAGTTCGGTGTCGGGGGCTGCGATGTGCAGCCCCGTCTCTGCGTCAAAGGGCACGGTGAGGGTTCCCGTCGAAGGAGGCGGCGGAGGCGGAGGGCAACGAAGGTGAAGGGGTGGGGGCGGGCGGCTCGAGTGCGGGCTCGGACGCCGGCGAGGAGCGCAGCGACAGCGTGAGCGCGTACTCGACGAGCCTGATCAGGACCTGCTGGGTGGAGAACGGGGCGCGCGCGTCGAACATGATGACGGGGACGTCGGGGTTCAGCTCGATCGCGGACTGCACCTCCTCCGCCGTGTAGCGGTGGGCGGTGTCGAACTCGTTGACGGCCACGACGAAGGGCACGCCGCGGTCCTCGAAGAACTCGACGGCGCTGAAGCAGTCGTCGAGGCGGCGGGTGTCGGCGAGGACGACCGCGCCGATGGAGCCGAGGGCCAGGTCGTCCCACATGAACCAGAAGCGGTCCTGACCGGGGGTACCGAACAGCAGGAGCTGCAACTGCTGGCGCCACAGGGTGATGCGGCCGAAGTCCATGCTCACGGTCGTGGTGGTCTTGTTCTCCACGCCGACCAGGCTGTCGGTGGCCGCGCTGGCCGTGGTGAGGATCTCCTCCGTGGTCAGCGGTTCGATCTCGCTGACCGTGGCGACCATCGTGGTCTTGCCCACGCCGAACCCGCCGGCGATGAGTATCTTCAGCGCGGTCAGGGGGATGTCGTCAGAGGCTTCGAAGGCCTTCAAGTGCCGCCTCCAGGAGGAGTGGGTCGCTTCCGTCCGCCTCTCGCGGGGGAAGCGCGGGAACGAGTACGTGGGAGTCGAGCAGATCGGACAGAAGGATCTTGGTGACCTGTACGGGGACCCCCAGCCGGCCGGCGATCTCGGCGACCGACCGCGGTTCCCGGCCGCACAGTTCGAGCACCTGGGCGCTCTCGGGGCCGAGCCTGTCCACGGTCGAGGGGGCGAGGCCGGGGGCAGCCCGTACCCGGGACACGAGTCCCAGGGCACGGGCCGGGCGGGTGCGGCCACCGGTCAGCGCGTAGAGCCGCAGCTGAGCGGTGTCCTCGGCCAGCCAGGGCTCGTCGGTGAAGTCCGGCACCGTTAGTCGACCAGAGCGCCGGAGGGCCCCGGTGCGGTGCGCGCGGGCGTGCCGAGATGGCCCCTGACGCTCTTCACGAGCATCGCGATCTCGTAGCCGACCATGCCGACGTCCGCGCTCTTGTCGGTCAGCACGCCGAGCACGCCGTTCACGCCGGCCCGGGAGACGAACAGGTAGCCGCCCTCGCCCTGCACGATGACCTGCTCGACCCCGCCGAAGGCCCGCTGGATGGTGCCGAGACCGCCGCCGAGCGAGCACATGCCGGTGGTGATCGCGCTCAGCCGGTCCGCGTCGTCGTAGCCGAGACCGTGGCTGTGCCGCATCACGCCGTCGCTGGAGGCCAGGACCGCGCCTGTCACGGCGGGCACCCTGGCGGCGAGGTCGGCGAGCAGCCAGTCCAGGTCCTGGTCGAATGATGGCTGGGTCATCGGTACTCCTGGGAGTCATAGCGCTGAGTGGGTGCCACCGGGGATCCGGGGGTGGCCCCGTCGTCCTGCTCGGCCCGCTGAAGTCCCGCGGTGAAGCGGGCAAGCAGGCCTGCGTCGATCGACTCGCCGTCGCCGGGGTCGGCGGCCGGCCCCTGCTCGCGCAGCTGGGGGGAGAGGTGTGAGCGGCGTTCCTTGTTCCGCTGGGCCAGGACCGGGCGCCCTGTGGGGTCCTCGGTCGGCGCGGCGGCGGGGGCGGCGGGCGCGGCGGGCACTTGCCGCTGGGGAAGGCGCGGCTGCGTGGTCACGGCCGTGGCCTCCCGGGGTGCGTGCGGCCGTGCGGGGTCCACGGCTGCGGGCAACGGCTGCGCCCGGCGGCTCGCGACCGGGGCGGGCTCGCGGGCCGGCTCCGGCTCGGCGGGGGCCGTCGGAGCCGCGGGCTTCTGCGCCGCCGCCTTCTGCCCGGCGCGGGACTCGCTGAGCACCGAGTGCGAAAGGATCAGCACCGCTTGGACACCTCCGTAGAGGTTCTCCTGGAGCTGTACGGCGAGACCTCGCCGCCTGGCTATCTTCGCGACCACGAACAGGCCGGTGCGACCGTCCTGCAACTGCTTGTCGACGTCGAAGAGTTCGGGCTGGGCCAGGAGGCGGTTCATCTCGTCCCGCACCTCGGCAGGCATGCCGAGGCCGCGGTCCTCGATCTCCACGACCATGCCGGACGCGGCCATCTGGGCGCGGATCATCACCTGCGTGTGGGGCGGCGAGAACTTGGTGGCGTTCTCGGCGAGTTCGGCGATGAGGTGGATGATCTCGACGGCGGAGTGGCCGAGGACCTCGTAGCCGGACGGCGGCGGCAGCACGCGGACACGGGGGTAGTGCTCGATCTCCGCGACGGCCTGGCGCAGCACCGTCGCGAGCGGGACCGGGGAGCTGAAGTGGCGGGGCACGGCGCCGCCGAGGACCGCGAGGCTCTCCACCGCACGGTGCACGCGGGTGACGAGGTGGTCGATGGTGTAGAGCCGGTCGAGGTGCTCGGGGTCCTCGACGACCCGCTCGGCGTCGTCGAGTTGCTTCAGCGCGCGCGTCACAAGGAGCTGCAGCCGCCGGGCGATGTTGACGAAGGCGTCCACCTGCTGGCGTGTGCCCGCGTGGATCACGGCGGTCTGCGCAGTGTGCTGGAAGTGCCTCAGGTGCTGCTCCAGCGCGCCGAACGCATGCGTCGCGGCCGTCTCGGGGACAGGCACGGGAGCGTCGGGGCGGTCGCCGCTGCGCAGTTGCTCAGCGGTCCGGGCGACGCTCTGGTGCCCTTCGGCGGCGAGCGACGTCAGATGCTTGATCCACTCACCGACCGCCGCGTCGTTCTCGGCCCGCTGGCGGGTGAGCGCGTCAGCGGTGCTGTGCGCGGCCCGCCGTGCGACGGCGAGGACCGCCGCACAGCACACCCCGGCCGAGACCCCCGCGCCCCACACCAGCGGTCCGGAGGCCCCCGCCGCGGAGACGGCGAACGCTCCGCCCGCGAGGACGGCCACCGTTCCGGCGGGGGCCATGCCGAGCATCGTGGTGCGTTGGCGCAGGCCACGCTCGGTCCTCAGGTCGGCCGAAGCGGCCTTGCCGGCTCTCCGGCCGCTGCGGTGGGCGCCGGATGCGGTGGCGTCCGACGAGTAGTGAGACATAGGCGTCCTCAAGACGAGCGGGGGGCAGCGCCGGCGCGCCGACGTCCTTGTACGTGTCGGCCGCGCCCGCGGTCGTCCGAACCTCCTTGCGACGGAGGCTCGTTGTGACTCGCGTGCATCTTGTCCAGGGTGGCTGTCGCGTGGCAAAACGGCCTCCGCGACGAACATCAACTCTGTCGGTCCGGCCCGGGCGGAGCTACGGGAAACCAGGGTCGTTCCGGGGTCGTTTCCCTCTTCCAGGTGTGAGACCGACACCCGCCCGGCCCACCTACCACCGGGTAGCCCGATGCGGCACCACTCCCCCGGGCCCGGGGCACACGCCCAACGACCCGCAAACGACCCTGCCCGCCCCGGCGGCCAGACCGGGCCCGATCGCGGGCCCGGTCCCCCGACGCCACCGTCACCCTCAGTCGTCGAACTCGCCCGCGAAGCGCAGTACTCGTTCGAGTTCCTCGACGGAGATGAGGCGGCTGCGCGGGCGCAGCATCCCCGCGATGCCGTACGCGCCCAGCTCTCGGCAGCGCCGCACCAGCCAGCCCCAGTCGAGGTCGAGATGGTGGGCGAGCGACCGCAGCCGCTCCTCCGAGCTGTCGCCCTTGGTGACGCTCTGGCTGCGAGCGTGGTCGACGACCTGGGCGTAGGCACTGACCTCGGCCAGACTGTCGGTGGTGTCGACGTGCCAGATGCCTTCGGAGCCGAGCCAGTTGGCGGAGATGACCCGGCGTCCGGGCACGAGCACGAAGCCGTCGATGCGCTTGTACTCCGGCTCGGCGCACACCGAGATCGTCTGCCCGTCGCGTTCCATCATCGCCACGGCCAGCCACAGCAGGATCCGCTCGTAGCGCTGGCTCGCCCCGGCGTCCGTCGCCGGGATGCAGAACACCCGCTCGGGAGCGGCTCCACCGTCGGCGAGTCGCTCCTGGAGCGCGTGGCGGAACTGCGTCCACGACGCGAAGAACAGCCACACCGCGGCCTCCTCCCCCGTCCGCACCGGGCTCCAGAAGACCGGCGGCGAGCTGCCCTCGTCGAGGCGCCGGATGATGTGCTCGGCACAGAAGTACATGCCGAGCCAGGCACTGCCGACGTTGGTCAGATCCGGCACGGCGGACCGCGCGACCGCTGAACGCCGCTGCGCCCACAGGGGTTCCAAAGTCTGCTGTTCGGCGTGCAGCACATGGTCGTTGGCCAGCAGGCTGTCGTCGAGGTTCAGCATCGCCCACAGCAGCCCGTAGGTGAGGTCGTCGATCTTGTACGGGGTCGATATCGGCAGCGTCTCGGCGGTGACCGCTAATTGACGGCGGGCGTGGGCGGCATCGATGGCATACAGGCCGTCGTCACCGAGTGTGCCGAGGACCAGCGCGCGGCGGGTGGCCCGCGTGAAGGCCCGTACATGCGCGTGATGGTGGGCTCCGATGACCACGCGGCCGTCCTGCTCGTCGGCCTCGTAGAGCTGGACGGCGACGGAGGTTCCGTCGAAGAACCGCTGACCGTCCAGGTGCCACACTCCCTCCATGCCGGACGCCCGGCCCATGGGGTCCAGGTAGGACGTGTCGAACATGGCGTTCAGGAGGCGCGCCGCGTCGCGCGCGGCGCTGGGTGCGATCTGCGGCAGCACGACGCCGCGTTCCACCGCGGGCCGCAGCAGCGTCTCGACGTCGACGCCGAGCATGAACTCGAGGACAGCGCCGGCGTCACTGCGGGGTACCTGGTCGCCGGAGAGCCAGCGCTTCCAGGTGGCCTGGGAGGCGGTCACCGTCGCCAGGTCGGGGCGGTTCAGCTTCGCGGCTGCGAGCTGGGCGGACCGGGTGAACTCTTCTTCGAACGTAGCGAAGTGGCCGCAGCCCCGCTCCGTCAGCAAGGCCCGCAACAGCGTCCGGGGGCGCATCGATTAACTGTCTCCACGTCTAAGAGAGTCGCGAGCCCCCCGCGGCTCGCCGATTGTCCGGCCAGATTCGGTCAGCCCCTGGTCAGGGGTCCGGGTGCGGACGCGGACGCGCCCGGGCCGACCGGGCCCGGGCCGCGGAGATCAACTTCTTCATGCCGAGCATTATGCATACGGACCGTCAAACCATGGGCATCGGTTGTGGAATTGCTGTATCAACCGCCCGCCGACGCAATGGCTGAAATGTCGCCCGCCCGGTCAGCCGTGCCTGATCCAGTTCCACTTCACGAAGACCGTGATCACGGATCCGAACAACATGGCGAGTGCCCACAGGCCGACGCTCGCAGGCGAGTAGAGGTAGTACTGCCACGAAGCCGGAAGCGCCGACGGCGCCAGGACCAGTGCCGTCAGAGCAACCCAGGTCACCGCCACCACAATGATCATTCGTGCAGCTGTCGCATCGCCCTCCCCCTCAGCGAGCGCTCGGCTTGGCCACAGGCCGCAGGCCCTCTCCCCGCCGCCTACAGCAGCCGCTCCACATGCTGAAGCAGCGCTTCCAGTGCCGCGCTCGGCCGGCGGGCGGTGGCCGTGGCGACATGGAGGTCGAAGCGCAGGGGTGCGTCCAGCAGGCTCAGTACGCGCACCCCCGCCTCGTCGGGCAGCGCCGCGAACTCGGGCAGGAAAGCAATGCCCAGGCGATGGCGGACGAAGGCGGAGGCCGCACTGATGTCGGTCACTTCGAGCGCTACGCGGCGCTCGATGCCGGTGGTGGCGAAGGCCCGGTCGATCAGATCCCGATTGCCGTAGCCGACGGGGAAGTCGATGAACTGTTCGTCGGCGAGATCGGCGAGCGAGACGGCATCCCGCGCCGCGAGACGGTGGCCCGCCGGGACGACCAGGACCATCGGCACCGAGGCCACCTGCCGCAGCGTCAGCCCCGCCGGTGGCCTCCCGGGGGCGCCGGGCAGGGAGAGGATCGCGAGGTCGAGACGCCCGGCGAGCAGGCTCCGGGCGAGTCCTGCCGACCCGCTCGGCGACACCCGCAGGCGCAGCGCCACGTCCGGATGTTCGGTGT
This window contains:
- a CDS encoding TOBE domain-containing protein, whose amino-acid sequence is MSSYSIGQAARLLGVSGETVRRWADSGRLTMGRDGTGNRVIDGVGLARFAKSRAAEADRGVAEAPRTSVRNSFTGIVTALKADDVVAQVEIQAGPHRMVSMVTREAVEELGLAVGVTVTARVKSTSVHVDRS
- a CDS encoding PucR family transcriptional regulator, producing MHIEHLLRDESLGLRLLWADEPHLRQEISGVTVTDLEDPARFVRPAEVVLSGLVWWTQRSGRAKADRFVSALRTAGAAVLLAGEETHGAVPDDLVEACRRHGLPVAAVPAHIMFRAITDTVYLQQWGELSRHHALPENVRTTLSRLLAQEADPAAIVDAAFAHLDRPVAYVLTPTGRTVAATAASPDLPTRDAATLIATGTSPAQRNSHNSSGIKAGPALGRVSVTVPVQADTDTVSPYERWHLHVPDADDAPPRMLHEIAEVLGRCQEIRARRRADGDRAVRELGTLLTAPDTDRAVLEAALRGCGLPAEGPYRVVVAEVGSGFEDSAQGALTEAAAHLPHTGAAAGRLPDGTAFALIAGADAVSEALADIWPLLAATEPSDPLHAGIATPAAEPRNLNGALAEARYALTSARTTTPGASRLTDAASLTGLETLLTGVPAEVRAAFSRTVLGPLLDETNASASALLQTLETFLACDGSWARTAEALHLHVNTVHYRIQRIEHFTGRDLSRLYDRADLRAALLSRETPARNGRRARSSTSHER
- a CDS encoding acyl-CoA dehydrogenase family protein, whose amino-acid sequence is MDGYFMTERHEILRAEVRAFAEAKVAPRIADMEASRAVEHELSRLIAKEGWLGVTIDQGYGGMGMGHLAKTIIIEELSRVSGAMGAMVQASQLGVAKIIHFGDERQKLKWLPAVAAGNCLPTIAVTEPQSGGHVLGMESTARREGDEYVLNGRKVFVGNSHVGDLHGVVVRTGEGSTGLSAFLVESDRPGFSLAPHQPAMGLHGFSFGEIRYDECRVPAENLLGHEGQGLDVAYSSSVLYGRPNLTAVSLGIHQALLEETTRYTSEQLRYGKPLSALPTIRQKLGEMQSRLMTARLAAYHAVHLLDSGIACDAELMNAKYLNVESAIDSARAAMEIHAACGLFPDRPVERFARDASHMYAPAGTSDIQLYRLAEVALGTSLSDWSSRLAAPRVPEAAAV
- a CDS encoding GAF domain-containing protein: MPFDAETGLHIAAPDTELDARVERLAQLGLGEAAADLDALASELAEAAGTPYAMVNLITDQQFFAGLHTPQGLPNTLGPHDATGGPEVGRVMARDHGYCPEVISRRIPLVLPDVYAAPRFAGNPVVDELGIRVYLGAPLIDEETGIALGTVCAVGTEPRALATARGSLDLIKRFRDQAMLRIYERAGQPRL
- a CDS encoding GTP-binding protein, which produces MKAFEASDDIPLTALKILIAGGFGVGKTTMVATVSEIEPLTTEEILTTASAATDSLVGVENKTTTTVSMDFGRITLWRQQLQLLLFGTPGQDRFWFMWDDLALGSIGAVVLADTRRLDDCFSAVEFFEDRGVPFVVAVNEFDTAHRYTAEEVQSAIELNPDVPVIMFDARAPFSTQQVLIRLVEYALTLSLRSSPASEPALEPPAPTPSPSLPSASAASFDGNPHRAL
- a CDS encoding DUF742 domain-containing protein, with protein sequence MPDFTDEPWLAEDTAQLRLYALTGGRTRPARALGLVSRVRAAPGLAPSTVDRLGPESAQVLELCGREPRSVAEIAGRLGVPVQVTKILLSDLLDSHVLVPALPPREADGSDPLLLEAALEGLRSL
- a CDS encoding roadblock/LC7 domain-containing protein, producing the protein MTQPSFDQDLDWLLADLAARVPAVTGAVLASSDGVMRHSHGLGYDDADRLSAITTGMCSLGGGLGTIQRAFGGVEQVIVQGEGGYLFVSRAGVNGVLGVLTDKSADVGMVGYEIAMLVKSVRGHLGTPARTAPGPSGALVD
- a CDS encoding sensor histidine kinase; the protein is MSHYSSDATASGAHRSGRRAGKAASADLRTERGLRQRTTMLGMAPAGTVAVLAGGAFAVSAAGASGPLVWGAGVSAGVCCAAVLAVARRAAHSTADALTRQRAENDAAVGEWIKHLTSLAAEGHQSVARTAEQLRSGDRPDAPVPVPETAATHAFGALEQHLRHFQHTAQTAVIHAGTRQQVDAFVNIARRLQLLVTRALKQLDDAERVVEDPEHLDRLYTIDHLVTRVHRAVESLAVLGGAVPRHFSSPVPLATVLRQAVAEIEHYPRVRVLPPPSGYEVLGHSAVEIIHLIAELAENATKFSPPHTQVMIRAQMAASGMVVEIEDRGLGMPAEVRDEMNRLLAQPELFDVDKQLQDGRTGLFVVAKIARRRGLAVQLQENLYGGVQAVLILSHSVLSESRAGQKAAAQKPAAPTAPAEPEPAREPAPVASRRAQPLPAAVDPARPHAPREATAVTTQPRLPQRQVPAAPAAPAAAPTEDPTGRPVLAQRNKERRSHLSPQLREQGPAADPGDGESIDAGLLARFTAGLQRAEQDDGATPGSPVAPTQRYDSQEYR
- a CDS encoding LysR family transcriptional regulator → MELRHLEYFVAVAEELSFTGAARRLHVVQSGVSATIRDLEREVGAALFDRSPQRVELTGAGAALLPEALATLDAARGALDAVRASRGVVRGTLHIGYLTAVRLLDLPSLLESFHTEHPDVALRLRVSPSGSAGLARSLLAGRLDLAILSLPGAPGRPPAGLTLRQVASVPMVLVVPAGHRLAARDAVSLADLADEQFIDFPVGYGNRDLIDRAFATTGIERRVALEVTDISAASAFVRHRLGIAFLPEFAALPDEAGVRVLSLLDAPLRFDLHVATATARRPSAALEALLQHVERLL